The bacterium genome includes the window TGGGCACACGTAGCGTGCTCCGCGCTGAGGTATTCGTCGGGAGTCATCGGTCAGGGTTCTCCTTTTTCGCGTCGACGGACCAATCGCCGTCGAGCGTGTCGATCGTCCAGTCGTCTCGGTCCTCGGTTGAAAAGCACGCCTCCGAATCGGCGCGCACCTTGCGGCGCTTGCCTTCGTAGTCGTGGGTGTGCGCAGCGTCCGCGGTGACGGCGTACGTGTACGTCACGAACCCGTAGTAACCGCTCTCGCTCCGGCCCGTACGATCGCCGACGGTCCAGCGGGTTCCGTCGAGGGTGACGAGAACGGCCCCGGTGTGCTCACCGGGACCGCTGAGCGTTTCGCTCATGGCGATCAACATGACGCCTCGCGTAGCGCGTCCGGGTCCAGGAACGTGTCGGGGCTCTTGCCGTCACCTACAGGCGACGACGGCGGGCCTTCGGAGTAGTTTGCGCTCAGCCCGAAGACCTTGCGCCCGTCGGTCAGCTCCGCGGGGAAGCCTCCCCGGCCGATCCATGCGTTGTAATCGTCGGCCGCCTCGGTCAGCTCCGCGCGATCGTCGTCTGCGTAGGCGTCCAAGTAGCGCTGTAGGGTTGCGTTCGGGTCCATGTGGTCAGTCCTCCTTTTTGGCGCGCTTGCGACGCCGGCACGCTTTGCCGTGCCTTCGTGCGTTGCGGTGGTCAACATACAAACCGCACGATCCGCAACGCCGAAAGCGTGTGCGGATGCGCGGATTGGTCTTCGCTAGCTCGCGTAGCTCTTTCGCTGTCCACACTTTACGCGGCTCCCTTCCACCATGACGGCATGGCGAGCCCAAGGTGTCGGTTTCGGTTGTCGACAACGCCCGAGGCGCCGCGAGTGAACGCGACATATCGAGCGCGGAAGGCCGCAAGGTCGACCGAGTAGGTTTCAACCTGGACGGCGATCTGCGATTGCCGAACGCTCGACATCACTTCGTCTAGGTGCGCGTGAACGCGCGACAGATGGACAAGCGGGCCGTAGTCGGTGCGCTCAAACCCGACCACCATCGTGGTCGAAAATGGCCGGTGCTCGGGGACGTGTGTACCCGTACCGTCTAGCATCGTGACAACGTCACCGATGCGGGGGTCCGTCTCTTCGTATGTGTGGAATCCGTTCATGGTCATGGTCCTCCTATCGGAGCATTCGCTCCCGTCGGCGCTCACTCATGAGAGACGACGGGAGCGCTCCACTTCTGACAGTGGAGCGCTTCCGATTTCGGTGCGTCGGGGTGCGGGCCCGATCGGGTGTGCTGTGACGTCGCACGTACGGGGGCGGCTCGCCCATGTGGTGAATGTCGCGTTGCGTTGTACCTCGGGGGTGTGGGTTGTCGTTAGAGTGTCGTGCCTGTCGCCTGGACGTTGCTCGCTCGGCTTTCGCCTACTGCTTCGCGCCGTCCGGGCCCTCCCTGTGGAGCGTTACGAATCCCCTCATGGTTCCAACATCAGGGCGCGACTAACGAACCGGGGAGCCACTCTCGACCCCTGCCTACCGGCAGCGCGCAACAAGGAGACTGCTCTCGCACGGCGAGAGGGTCTCAAGGGGTTCCCCGGCTTGTATCCGCGTCCTGCGCGGTGAGGTCATTCAACCAGGGTCGGTGTTGTCAGAGATCGCACCCCTCCCTACCCTCGAGTCGGCTTCGCTCGCCGCCGTCCGTAGCTCCGCCTATGCGGGCACGGTCCCGAGGTCCGGTGTCCACGTGCCGGAGCACGTGGCGTCATGGGGATTTTTCTGGGCGGGATTTCGTCCCCGCCATCGTCGTTCGGTGATTAGACGGCGATGTCACCACATGTATTCAAAGTGGTGACAACTTTTTCGTAACTTGTTGAAATCATTGATGTTTTAGGAATCGGGTGTACCATGGTGGGGACGGGTGATCCCGGTCCGGGGTGGCGATTTCGCGCCATTTTCGGCCGTCCCCGGATGGTGATATCCGGGGGTCCCAAAGCGGGGATGGAAGGCCGCGATCGGCGCTCCCCGGCGCTGTGGAGCCGTTGGACGGCGACGGAACGGCCGGGGCCGGCTATGCTCGGACCATGGCCAAGACGACTCGAAGCCCGTTCACCGCCCCGCAGAAGGTCCGCGCTCCGGCGCCACGGTTTCGAGCGCGCGGTCCTGCGCCGGCGACGCGTAACGTGTCCGCCGAGCGGCTCCGCGTGTGTGAACGTAAGGTCGCCCGAGTGCGCGCCGCCATCGGCCCAGTATCCGACCATGCCGATCGGATACTGCGACTCACCGAGACCCCGCAAAAGGCCAGGCGCGAGTACCGAAACCTTCGCACCTCTGTTCATCGTCTGAGTCGCAGCGTCGGCGCGCTTCGTATCGCGGGCGTAAGCGGGCTCGGCCAGCTGTCGCCCGGTGTGATGAGCCCCGTCATGTGGGGAATCGCTGGCGCCGCCGTTGGAGCCGGCGTCACCTGGCTCTGGCTGCTCAGGTGAGACCAGGACAAAACGCCAACCCCTTCGATCAGTGGACACTGGTCCATCTACTCGTCGGGGCTGGGTGCCGGGTTCTGGGAATGCGCGTGGGTTGGACGATCGCCGGCGGCCTCGTCTACGAGGGCATCGAACAGGTCTTCGAGCGCACCGCTGAAGGCCGGACCTTTTTCAAGATCAGCGGACCTGAGAGCGGCTGGAACATCGCCGGCGACATGGTGGCGTTGACGATGGGCTGGTACATCGCGCACTCATTGATGCCGCCGCGCTAATGGGTTGCGGGGGCCTCCGGCCCACGGTAGGTTCGGGGCTCAAACAGAACGAATGTGGACACCCCTTCACATTCACTCGGGCGGGGGCCAGGCGCGAAAGCGTACTGGCCTTTCGTTTGTGCGGGGCTCGAGGCGGGCGTAGGCTCGTCAACATGTCGCGGCTCCCTTGTCACGTCCCGAAGCGTCTCGCCGGTCACTACGTAGCCTTGTGCGGTGCGGAGTTTCGCGACGCCAAAACCAGGAACGCGCACGACCAGAAACGCCATCCGTTCTTCGAGCGTCACACACGCGGCGACGGGCCATACCGATCTACACGAATGCTCGTTCCACCGAAGGGCTTCGTGTGACCGTCGACGACCGAGAAAGAGCTGCTCCGTCTGGTGAGGTCCGCATGAAGAAGATGATCTACGCGCCTGAGGGGCTCTTGGGGATCGACGCGTTGGCGCTGCCGCCCGAAGAGGTTGAGGTGACCGAACACGGCGAGCGCGTTTCGGTAATCCGCACGCCGCTGACCGAAAACTGCTTCATCAACCTCGCGCGCAAGCGCTACGGCTATCCGCTGCTCAAAGAAATCGAGCGCGAGGTGCTCACCGAGTACCTCAAGCCCATTCAATGAAGACGATCCTCGTTCTCGAAGACAACGAGATGCGCATCCGCTGGCTTCAGCGGCTGATGAGGCGGCGCGCCGACGTGCTGTGGACCGACAACGTGCTCGACTTCCTCGACACGGTGGAGATCGACCCAGACCTCATCCTCATGGACCACGATTTGGGCCAGGAGCTAGACGGTCGGGACGCAGCAAAAGCGCTCTACACGAGCGCACCCATCATCGTGTGGAGCGCGAACACCCTGCGCGGTCCGCAGATGGTCGACATCCTCGAGCAGAGGGGCTTGGACGTCTTCCCGATCTGGCTGCCGTTCGGCTCGCCGGGACTGCCGCTCATCATCCAGACGACGCTGCGCAATCGCGAGCTACCGCAGCTCCGCGGCGTTTGAACGCACTGCTATGCTTCGGGCGTGGGTGAGCGCGAAGAAATCGAGCCGCTGCTCGACGTGCTGCTCGATGCAATCGCCAGCGAGTGCGGACGAAGCCGCGAGTTTCTAAGCCTCGAGATTGAGCAGGTCGTCGCGCAGACGCTCTTCGCTGCCCTCCGAGCGGGTCGGCGCCGGCAGCGGATGCGACGGCAGAGTAATACGGCCTACCACCAGCTGCCGGATCGGCACACCGATGAGACGCTGGCCAGCGTTCCGGCTGTGGATGTCGACGTGGACCTCGACGAATGAAAACGGCCCGCCTCCGTGAAGAAGCGGGCCGTTGGAAGTAGTGGCAGTCGAGTGTGCGGAACGCGAGATTTGTCTGTACCAAAAACAGATGCCTTGCAGCATGTTGCGTGTAGGTTCCGTCCGTTGACTGCGCGCCCAGGGTGGGTCGTCACCTCTGCGGT containing:
- a CDS encoding response regulator transcription factor → MKTILVLEDNEMRIRWLQRLMRRRADVLWTDNVLDFLDTVEIDPDLILMDHDLGQELDGRDAAKALYTSAPIIVWSANTLRGPQMVDILEQRGLDVFPIWLPFGSPGLPLIIQTTLRNRELPQLRGV